A stretch of DNA from Pongo abelii isolate AG06213 chromosome 10, NHGRI_mPonAbe1-v2.0_pri, whole genome shotgun sequence:
TTATTGGGTTCCAGTTCTGAACCCACAGTGAACACCCACCTTTCAGGTTCACAGTTGACAAACCCAGGAGTCCCCCattcccctctccttcctgttTAACAGACATCATCCCaacttccctcctcctttcttctgcaAGACTGGGAAGTGGGTAGAATGGGGGAAGTGAGCAGAGATGAAAGTCAGGAGGACCTCACATAGATTCTGGGTTTTGGTTTGGGCTTTTTTGTTTGAACTTCCTGCCACTCAGGAGGGATAGAGGGGGTCAGGATTACTGGCTGCTCTTGGGAGTGTATGGTTGAACCAAAATTTGGAGATAACGGAGAGACCATTTTCCTCACATACCAGGTGAGAGACAGCTGAACAGTGTTTCCCTATCCCACAGACCATTTAGGGGCCAGTTGAGAAGGTATTCTAGTATATCTGTaaatggcacagtctcagttcTTCAGTCTCGGATACATGAGATCTCAATGAACCTTTGAAAGACTCAAGTCTCCTCATTTTGAAGACTGTgacactgaggtccagagagggcaAGGACTGACTCAAGGTCACTATTTATGTGGGGCCAGAGCCTAGAGCTCAGATCCCCAGTCTCTGCCCCCCGTTTCTTCCTGTGCCTTGAGTCTCGCTGGCGTGGGTTTCCCACCAGACACACAAAAGCCTGGATTCTTTTCTTTGTCTGAGACTGAGTCTAGACCCATCTGCGTGGAATCTCCAAACACATTACAGGAGCGGCTTAGCCTCGGGCTTAGACTCCTTTTCCGGGTCGTTGGCGCCGCCTTGTGGAGTTGTGGCAAATTCTTAACAGCTGCAGCTGCAGTCCCAGACTTGGACTAGAAATGATACCCCAGGCCAAGTTTACACGAGCTGGACGACagtgggggtgggtgggatgGGGAACCTCGGCTCACTTTGCACAAGCCTCATATTTTGCCTCCCCCGCCCCCGATTTCCGTTTCCCTCCTCCTTCTCGccccctttcctctctctgtgCCGGTCCCATACAGATAGATTTAATGACAGAATTGCTCCCAAAACAGCGGGCAAAGACAGAGTCTGAGTCTAGGGGCGGAGGGCAGAACAAATTCAGACTTTATTGTCAGGGAGAGGAAAAAGGGGAGGACCGTGGGTGGGGGGCCGGGGTTGCTACATTGTCAAGCAGAAAGAGTTGATGGGAAGGGGAAGACCAGTGTAGGCCAGACCCCTCCCGGGTCGGCGGCTGAAGGGTTGACGATACGGAAACCACGGAGTCGGGGGCGGGGGAGAGGTGTCACACCCCCGCCCGAGTTGTGCAGTGGAGGTGACTGGTGGGAGGGGACAGCCATGAGGTCTAGGAACTCGGATCGGGGAGGCTACAGACTCGGCGAATCCTGCGaaggggaggggcgggggcgAGGCTTCTATTGCTTTTTGCTCACAGTTTTGCGGAAGGCGAGGCGGGGGTGGGCTTGGACTGGACACCCCTTGCCCCCCTCGGTACCCCTTGGGCGATGGGTGCTGGTGAAAAGAATGGAACCCGGACTAGGGAGGAAGAAGGCGAGGGAAAGGTCTATGGTGGCATCTCCTTGGTCCCACCCAAGTGCCGGAGATGCCCCCAAGTGCTGCCCCCTGCGATGGGCCCGGCTAGACCTGGGGCTGGGGCATGGTGCGGGGCGGGCACAGTGAGGTTGCAGGCGGTAAAACCAAAGTGCTTATGAGGGACCCAGGATCCCGCCTGCTCCCCTCCCCCTACGGAGGACGGGGGTGTTCACGGAAGCGCTTCAGTTTGGGGTAGGGGGCCGGAGTCCCAGAGTCCGCTTATTGCCAAGAAAATCCATTTCTGTCTCCCCGGGACCCCCACCATGGCTTGTGAACCCCGTTTTGTGCTAGGTTTGGGGGGAAAGGGCTGGATGGACATGGCTTTTGGGAGGGGGGGTGTCTCCAAGGGGGCTCGGGGGTGAGACGGCCCCCCCTTTTCTAGGGGAGAGGGAAAGGCAGGGGGCGGGGTTCCCTGAGATCTGGGGTGTTCCCCCCCTTCTGAAGCCCCCCTCCCCCGCTACCCCTCCCCTTTCCTGGAACCCCGTAtctcggggtgggggggggaaGGAGAGATCATTTAGGGAGTGCCGGGAGGAGGGGCGGGCTGGGATCCCGGACGCCTGGGTCCCGGCTGGAGGTGGGGAGTTGAATGGGAGGGGTTCAGGGTTGAGGTCAGTACGGGGAGAAGAGGATGGGTCCGTGCGCAGTTCGGATGGGTCCGGGGGCCGGGTGAAGCAGAGGGTGAGTGATCGGCGGTCCCTGGAGAAGAGGTGCGGCTGGAGCCGGGCGCAGGGACAGCGGCGAGCCTGCTGCCGCTGCCATCACTGCAGCCACCGCCAGGGGGCTGGGGAGCAGGCCGCCCGCCAGGGACTTGGGCAGCTCCTTGGAGAAAGTCAGCGTGCCCTGAAGCGGGCGAAAGGCGGAGGAAGAGAAGTCACCCGGCGGTCCTGCAAACCCCACCTCTCCCTGGGCAAAGCCCGCgtccctctctcctccccgcCCGCGCCCTCCCATTGCCGAATTCCCCAGCATCCAGGCCTTACCGCCAGCTCCCCGGCGCCCCTAGACTTCTTGTGACGGCTCAGTAGTGGGTTGGGCTTCCCGGCCACGCCGTCTCGGTGCCGCCGGCTGGAGATGTGCTGCGGCGGCCAGTGGATAGGGGGCTGTGAGCTCCCGGAAAGGGGCAACAGCGAGGGAATATATTCAAGCTCCAAGCACCGGCCCCCTCCCATCTGGCCCCCTGGGGAAAACCCTGAAGAAGGGCCTTTACTCAAGCTCCTTGCTCCCCTTCCCCACTTAGCGGGTGGAGCGTCCCAGAATTCCTGGGAAGGGCCTTAGACCCACCTGTTTCAGTTGGACCTCCGAGTTGACCTTGACATTGCAGATCTCACAGTGGAAAGTTCGGTCCTGGGCAGGAGCCTCTGGTTCCCCCGGGGTGGGAGGCCCCAGCCGAGGGTAAGCTTTGATGGGCCCCAGCCCACTTCGGGCCTCCAGAATTGTCTTGTGCTTAGTACCTGGAGCCCAGAGAGGGCAGGAGGTAAGGGGTGgaagaaaaattatccaggccgACTGGGCCTCAAAATGCACATTCCCAGTTACAATATGAGGGGGAAGAGGGTGGGCACAGTGTGGGTTCTTTCTAAGTTCCGTGGGACCCTCCCAAACAGGTGGATCAGGAGAGAGTCATAGGTAAAGGAGTAAGGTGGAGGGAGGAGCTGAGGAAGTAAAGGGCTAAGGAACAGGGGAGATGGCTGGAGAAGGAGACAGGCAGATAGGCTGATAGGTCTTAGATGGTCTAGGGATGTTGGAAGCCAGGGGCATTAGGATGTAGAGGCAGGAGTGGCCTGAGGACAGGAGAgtctgggtgggggcaggggagtcCATACCTTTGTTATGTGCCTCAAGCTGGGACAGGGAGTTCACAGCCACCTTGCACAGAGCACAGTAGAGCAGCCGCTtggctttctcctcctcttccttgctACCCCCAGGCAAGGAAGCTGGGGCTGGAGTCCCCCCTTCACCCTTGGTTACACCCTGACCAGTCTCCGGAATGCTGGGAGGGGATGGGGAGCCAGGCTGTTTCTCCGGGGATCCTGGGGCTGGCCCCAGTCCATTCTCCATGGAAACTGTTGTTGGGGGAGAAACATGGGGATCACCCTAGATGGCTCTTGGAGAAGACTCTTCATGTGGAAGAGACCCCCCCATTTCCTGGAGGGCAAGGGACCAGGAGTCCCCACCCTGTTACAACATGCATGCTCTCATGCCCCGGTCCAGAGCCAGATGTGGTCCAGCTGCCGCAGGCTGGGTGTGAAACTCCAATGCTTGGCTCATTCTCCACTAGCTGGGAATGGCCAAGGGGTCCAGCCTCACCAGCCTACCTTTAGGGTGAAGCTGGCAGCCAGCCCAGCCAGGGGGAGAGGCATGCAACAAGGATATACCCCTCAGTGGCCTGCCAGCCAGTCTGGGCTTCCTGCCAGGACAGCCCCTTCCCGGAGTCTTGCCCAGCCCCCAGGAAGTACACGAAAGAGCCCTAGGAAGGGGCAGAGGCAGGGTGAGGAAAGGTCTGGAGAGATAAACACAGGCATGGCAAAAGGGAAATAGAAACATCAGAACCGGAGAGGGAAGAAACAGGGATGCAGGCTGCTCTATAATTCATGGCTTGATTAAAGATGCACAGGCCCTAGGCCTCAGTGCTGGGTTCTGGCCTCTGTACAGGGGAAACTCTAGCGCTCCCATTCTCGCTCCAGCAGCTGATCCAGTTTCCGGGTCATGGCGAGGctggcagtgggggtggggagcttgTGGGAGGGGAACTCCTTACCCCTCCAGGTACCCATTTGCTTGTTCATCCTATGTCCTTCCCCttatttctcttacttttttcTGACATTCTTCACCTCCATCCCAATCCAGACAGCACATCCACATCTCAGTCTGGACAGGACTTCATGGTTTATAAAGCAGGCAGGTGTAGTTATCCTGCCTATATCCTCAGAGATACTGTaggaattaaatgaggtaatatgtgtaaagtgctattcaagaaatgttagctatcaccatcatcatcatcatcctcttcctctccatctTACAGAGATGTTAACAAACTAAGATCAGGCTAAGAAGCAGCCAAAGTACAATTAGAACTCAGCTTCCTGTGgccggggacggtggctcatgcctgtgatcccagcactttgggaggccgaggtgggcagatgacttgaggtcaggagtttgagaccagcttgggcaacatggtgaaaccctttctatactaaaaatacaaaaattacccaggtgtggtggcaggtgcctataatcccagctactcaggaggctgaggcaggagaattgcttgaacccaggaggtggagtttgcagtgagctgagattgtgccactgcactctagcctgggcaacagagtgagactctgtctcaaaaaacaaacaaacgaaaaacagaACTCAGTTCCCCCACCTGCCCGCCTGCCCACTCACTCTGTCTGTGCATCCCTGAGggggttctgtgtgtgtgtgtgtgtgtgtgtgtgtgtgtgtgtgtgtgtgtgtgtgtgtgtattgagaATGGGGGCCTGGTTTCCAAGCTGGTAGTACAGatgtttgtttctcatttttcttagggtggggcaggaaggaCAGGCAAGGATAAGGATGGAGATGTTAGGTCTCTCTGGAATTGGCCATGATTGACATCTGATGTGGTAATCCCAGGATGGGGGTGGCTCATCATATCTTCCTGTCTCAATATTCCTGCTTTCCAGTTTCTTGGCTGGAAGTATGACTGAGGATGGTCACCAGCCATGAGGGAAAAGGAATCTTGTAAACTTGGAAAAGACCTCAAAGATCTTAGTCTCACTCCTctatttcccagaaaaaaaaaaatactctgacTAGGGAGGTCAAAATGTCTACTACCCAAGATCATCCAGGGAGTTTCCTGGGTTTCTTGCACTCTCTGTCTTCCCTGAGGGGAGCCCCAGTAGGGCAGGAACTCAGATATTCTGATTCCCTTCCCTGCCTGTCTCCCTAAGATGAAAAGGCCTCTCTCTGGATTTGGTGGTTCTCTTTTTCTTGGGGATGTTTGCCAGGTGGCCTCACCCTAGCCCCTCTCTGAGTCACTGGGCTGTGGGGAGGACAGACAGTGGGGACTCTGTTGAGAGGAGCTGTGGTGGGGGTAAGGGTGACAGGATGGAAATTTTACATCACTGTGCTTGGCTCCAGGACTCAccttgggtgggggtgggggtatagggactgaggaagagagagatggaagCAGAGGAGAGTTCTGGGAAAGGGGGAGAGAATAGAGAAGACAGAGATCAGTTGAAGAATATGGGGGGATTCAGACACACCTGGACGGGGTGCTACACCATCCCCATTTGTTGGGGTGCTGCCTGGGGGGGCTGGGTCTCCAGGTTCTCGGACGCCAGGCTCCCTGCCTCTGGTCTTGGCGGCCTCAATGCCTTTGACTCGTCGGGCGTGGCGATTACCCTTGTAGTGTGCCTCAGCCTGGCTCTTTagggatggaggaagaaaatggaatctGAGATCACCTTTTATCTGGCAGATCTCCCCACAGAGCTCCCTCAAGTCCTGGGGTGATCTCAGCAGGCTGTAGTGAATTTTTTTGTACACCAGTGAGATGTAAAGCCCCATGCCAATAAGTCCTGGTTATTCCTGGGGCTCAGACTAGCTTCCCAAGCTTGAGTCCCTGGGAACCTAGGTCCCCACCTAGTTCAGACTCCaccctaccaccacacccagggcCTGGCTGCTGACTCAGACCCCCCACCTAGTCCTGGTAGAGACAGGGGGACCACAAACCTATGGAAGAGTTCTAAACTGGGAGAGGCCTAGCAATCCAGTCAGTCAGCATCCTCTTAGACCCCAAGGCTATGTGCCCAAGTCCTCTGCCCCTAGGATCCAGCCTTTGCCGCTTTCACCCTGAGGCTGGAAGTTCCAGGATTCCTGATGCCTGGGCTCTGTCCTGACTACTTCCCCTTGGGTCTCATTTTCCCTGAAGTCTCTGTGGACACCCTGGAGGACCCTGGCCCCAAGCCCAGCTCTGGGGACAGAAACAGCAGTGGAGACAGCTGTCAAAACAGAACCAtttgatgggggaggggagggtagGGCAAAAAGTGGGAAGGGCTATCTGCTATTGGCTCCCTGCCCCTCTAGTCTTCCACCATCCACCAGTGAGTGGAGCCAGGGTTGATAGACAGGATGTCTGGGGTCCAAGCTAAAGCAAAGGCCTAATGCTGGGTTAGTTCTGTcttcccttccccaccctgctCCACTCCCATGTATACCCCCGCTAAGAATGTACAATCCTGGAGGCACAGGGTCACCCAGACAAGGGCAGAAATAAAAGGTGTGGATAGGCAGGAAAAGAAGATTGACAGCCCAGGGGTAAAGTAGCGGTGTGCAGAGCCCAGTagtatggagtgtgtgtgtgtgtgtgtgtgtctctgtgtactGGGTAGAGAAACAGAACATGCTTTTATTTTCCCCTACTCAGCAGAACGAGGCTCTGCTGTTTTTCTCCAAAAGCTCTCAGGGCCTGCACCCCACAAAGTCCCCTCTAGACCCACACACACTCCAAAGAGTCCCAGTGGAGCCTCAGAGGGAGGAAATCTGGGAGGCTGGACATCTGGGTTTTGGGTTTGGGGTAGCTTCTCCCCAGGGGAAAGCCCCATGGGATAAGAGTAGGGGCCAGGCTTTGTGTGTGATTTGGAGGGAGGAGAGTGGAAATGgggtggagagagaaggaagcCAGAAAGTTAGAGGGAAGTGGGTGGGCCAAGGAGGAGTTTAGCAGAGGCCAAAGAGGACAGAGGCTCTGTGGGGGAGCCAATCACCTAACTCTGCCCTGTACCCAAGAACCAGTGGGCCAGAGGCCACACTCCTGCTCAGACACTGATGGGCACCTATGTTCCGAGAAGCtctgaaccagggatgcccaagtCTCAAGGGAGGGAGACGTCAACTTTAGAGGACTGATCTACTTCATGTCAAAATACACAGCAACTTCTTGTGCCTCTCCAGTGCCTTCCACAAGACCCTGCCCCTCCTGCGGTATCCCCGTTCCCTGCTCTTTGCCTAATATCCCTTCAATCCCTGCCCCTCACCCAGAGTAAGTGTTCTCACCCAGCTCTGCCCTCCCTCAAGGTCCCCtgctgcccctgccccacccactGGGTAGATGAGCAGCTTGGCTTCTTACCTGAGAATTGAAGCGGATTTGACAGACATTACAGGAAATGACAGGCCGCTTGGTCTTGAGCAAGGGTCCCCCAAAAGTGTGGGAGAGCACAGCCTTCTGCACAGGGTCCATCTGTGGAGGCAGGCTGGGGTGAGCCGGGAACCCTAGCGCAACTCACGTCCAGCATTCCCCCAACGCAGGTATCTGTGTTGAACCAAGGTCCCCAGACCCCTTCTATCCCTTAATATGCCTGAgggctctgagcctcagtcttctgatTCTCTCTTAGCCCAATCTTCATAGCACTGAAAGGGACCTGATCGATAACTAGCCCAATGCTCCCATTTGACAGAACATAGAAGTGGTTTGCCCAACGTCACACCGTGAGTTAATAGCAGATCTGGTATCTGAACCTGGATTCCTGCCTTGGTCCGTCATACCATGAACATCCAGCTCTGACACCTTTGACTTATCTCCTACAGTGAAGCCAATCCACCAGAGGCCTCTGACATGAAGTCCCAAAGCACCCTAGATCCTAGGGCCTTCAGCTGAAGCCTCTGAACCCTTTGGGCCTCCACTCTGGGGTAAGACTatcaccaagcccagcctctAGTCCCAGGAGACACATGTTCCCAGCCCCCCGACTCTGGACCCCCGGTCGCCCTAACACACACACTCTCTGGACCTCTTAAAGGCAGCAACTTCTAGAGGGAGTAAAAGAACTCAGGAGAGAGTAGGAGCTCTAGTGAATCATGGGGACTAAGTGGGGGTACCTAAGCAGCTGGGCTGGCCCAAGGCAGCTCAGGGATCTTCTGAACCTTCTCTCCCTGATCATCAGAGTTTCTAGGGCAGAGCTGTGGGGCTGGGCGGGATTAGGAACCATCCCTGTCCCCACCCTGGGTCAGCAGATGTCTTTGCAGTCTCCTGCCAAGAGTTCACATGAGTAAGGGAGAGGACGGGAGTTTCTCTGAGGCTTTCTGCTATCAGGGGATGAAAACCAGGGGCTCAGAGGCGTGAAAACTGCCTCCCTCAACAGTTCTCCTCCCTTTTGGCCTCTAGGCAGCTAGGGAGAGGAAAGCCTGGAATGCAGCTGAGACTGAAGATTGGGGGATGGCTGGGCTGTCTCATAAGAATGGGACTGAATTAGGACTGAAACCTTATATTCTAGGTGGAGGGATCAAGTGAAAAATAGTTGCTGGGGACTTGGGGTCCTTATCTCCTCAGCTGAGCCCGTCTCTGTGACAGGTCTTTAGGATTTCCAATGAGACACTGGTGAGAGAACAAGAAGTGGGGGAAAGTGGTAAGAGTCTGGAAAGCCCTGTCCTCTGGACTCTCCTTTGCCTCTCACCAGTAGTTTCACTGGCTGGGTGGGGTTAATGTCAGGAAATGGGCTTTAGTATCCCTGTGAAATAGATGGTGGCCTCATCCACTCTCCATTTGGGTAGTGCTGAAGGCACGGACCAGGACTGGGttcagacaactggtctgactgACGAGTGTCAATCTCTTGGCCTACTCTTGGTTGGAAAGAAGCCTCTCTAAGGGCTCACTTTTtttacctcagcttcccagaagCCCCCGTCACATCCAAGGAAAAGCCAAACAGGAGaacgggtgtgtctgtgtgtgttagGCAGGCTGTGATCAATCTGTGCATGGGTGGAGTGTGAATAAGTGTCATGTACTGTGCGTACATCATTTATATATCAACATTTCTGCGTCGGGGGCTTTGGTGACACCATGAATGGTCAGGTGGTGTAATCTTCAGCTGTGTGTTTATCTGTGTAAATGTATGATGTGTTTggcagaaagaaagacagaccaAGTTGGAGACAGGCTTTAATCAGAAAGGGGAGACAGACTGCTGCTCTCAGTTCCCAGTCTCCAGGCCTTAATCCTTCCTATTTAGAGACCCCCAACTCTGCTCCAGAGTTCTCCTCAGCCCTGGGCTTCCTCACATGCTGGGTGGGGAATGGAAATTCAAACAGAAACTCAAGTTGGGCCAGGAAACCCAATTCGGATGAAAACAGTAGGGagagaggagtgggatggaaggGGAGAGCAGGGTCTCCTAGTTCTGTCTGTGCTCTGCCCCATCATGCCAGCCTGCTCTCCAGAGGGGCTGAGGACACAGTACCCCGAGGATGACTTGTGGACTGGACATCCCAACATCCATACCATGAGAATGGTTCCTGCCCTACCTGGGTCCTTCCTCCAGGGTGAGAACCTTAGCCCTTGCACAACTCCCTCCCCTGGTTTAAGCCCATAAACACCAACtaggagtgggagtggggagtggggaagagTGCAGCAGTGGAGTCAGGTGGGTGCTTCCCACCGTCCTCCAGGAACTAAGGAGACACCAGGATGAAGGTGAGGACTCCTGGGCCCAATCCCTGTGCAGGTGGAATGTGAGCCACTCAAGTGCTGCTCCAGGCCAAGGTCAGGAGGCCCCAGTGACCTAGATGAGGGCTCCCTGGGGAGGGGTGAAGGCCAGCACCTCCCAGAGCCCATCTCACTCCAGAGCCTCTTCCCTGGGATGCTGGCTTGGACACGGCCTGGAAAGGTCCATAAAACAGTCCCCTCCCACCTGCCCTCCAACAGTAGACATGAAGGGGAACCGCTCCCTGAAGCTGGGGCAAAATGAATCAGGAAGGGCAAGGGAGAGGGAAGGCGGAAACCAGATCAGGAACACGAGGGGTGCTATGATTATATTTCCTTCCATTGCCCTTTGTCTGATGGAACTGCTGCCCCTTGTGTGAGCATCCCACTTCCCCACCCACCAAAATTAAGACGAAAAGGGAAAGGTGGTGGAATCTCAGGGATGGGAATACCTGAGGGAGGACTGAGATAGGAAAGAGAGGGAGTTAGGGGGTATCTAGAGAGCAGGTGCAAGCTGGTGGGGGAGGGATGCTgggaaggggctggggctggagaggaGGGATCTGATCAGTGTGGTCATTGGAGGGCAGGTGTAGGACCTGACAGGAAGTCTGAAGATCTGGGGGACTCCAAGAATGTGGGAAGCAGAGGTCAGGGTATCCAGTGTGGTGGCAGTAGTCTGGGGGCATGAGCTGGGATCCCGAGATTGGTTAGGGCCGCGCCGGTGTGGGGGATGGGCCGGACAACCCGAGGACTAGGCAGAGGGAGAGGTAGCCAGCCCCGCAGGGGCGGGCGGGGACGGGG
This window harbors:
- the ZNF385A gene encoding zinc finger protein 385A isoform X3, which translates into the protein MEPRPPGSRRMDPVQKAVLSHTFGGPLLKTKRPVISCNVCQIRFNSQSQAEAHYKGNRHARRVKGIEAAKTRGREPGVREPGDPAPPGSTPTNGDGVAPRPVSMENGLGPAPGSPEKQPGSPSPPSIPETGQGVTKGEGGTPAPASLPGGSKEEEEKAKRLLYCALCKVAVNSLSQLEAHNKGTKHKTILEARSGLGPIKAYPRLGPPTPGEPEAPAQDRTFHCEICNVKVNSEVQLKQHISSRRHRDGVAGKPNPLLSRHKKSRGAGELAGTLTFSKELPKSLAGGLLPSPLAVAAVMAAAAGSPLSLRPAPAAPLLQGPPITHPLLHPAPGPIRTAHGPILFSPY
- the ZNF385A gene encoding zinc finger protein 385A isoform X1; protein product: MILGSLSRAGPLPLLRQPPIMQPPLDLKQILPFPLEPAPTLGLFSNYSTMDPVQKAVLSHTFGGPLLKTKRPVISCNVCQIRFNSQSQAEAHYKGNRHARRVKGIEAAKTRGREPGVREPGDPAPPGSTPTNGDGVAPRPVSMENGLGPAPGSPEKQPGSPSPPSIPETGQGVTKGEGGTPAPASLPGGSKEEEEKAKRLLYCALCKVAVNSLSQLEAHNKGTKHKTILEARSGLGPIKAYPRLGPPTPGEPEAPAQDRTFHCEICNVKVNSEVQLKQHISSRRHRDGVAGKPNPLLSRHKKSRGAGELAGTLTFSKELPKSLAGGLLPSPLAVAAVMAAAAGSPLSLRPAPAAPLLQGPPITHPLLHPAPGPIRTAHGPILFSPY
- the ZNF385A gene encoding zinc finger protein 385A isoform X2, whose translation is MQPPLDLKQILPFPLEPAPTLGLFSNYSTMDPVQKAVLSHTFGGPLLKTKRPVISCNVCQIRFNSQSQAEAHYKGNRHARRVKGIEAAKTRGREPGVREPGDPAPPGSTPTNGDGVAPRPVSMENGLGPAPGSPEKQPGSPSPPSIPETGQGVTKGEGGTPAPASLPGGSKEEEEKAKRLLYCALCKVAVNSLSQLEAHNKGTKHKTILEARSGLGPIKAYPRLGPPTPGEPEAPAQDRTFHCEICNVKVNSEVQLKQHISSRRHRDGVAGKPNPLLSRHKKSRGAGELAGTLTFSKELPKSLAGGLLPSPLAVAAVMAAAAGSPLSLRPAPAAPLLQGPPITHPLLHPAPGPIRTAHGPILFSPY